A genomic stretch from Setaria viridis chromosome 1, Setaria_viridis_v4.0, whole genome shotgun sequence includes:
- the LOC117865433 gene encoding uncharacterized protein yields MIPRSAPACAALLLPLLLGLLSPHPAASQQEGDVPESYAASFASRFAAPPSWSFPNPRLRAAYAALQAWKRTAIFSDPTNFTANWSGPNVCAYNGVFCAPLPTTTATTGYSHGHGGDGGGDLVVAGIDLNHADIAGYLPASLPLGVPDLALFHINSNRFCGVVPETFHHLRLLHELDLSNNRFVGGFPEVVLSLPSLRYLDLRFNEFEGSIPPALFDRPFDAIFINSNRLRNPIPANLGNSPASVVVLAHNRLGGCIPPSIGKMAETLNEIVLIADELTGCVPPQVGLLKRVTVFDVSDNHLQGQLPASIAGMAAVEELDVARNRFEGAVPAGVCALAGLKNFTYTDNFITSRPPCAKATADGAWNCIPGAPAQRPPSQCAAAAAHPFDCSKAQCQAPAYTPTPGGGGGGGGGHGRGGRGSGRQPPTPVGSPPRRGRAGNQPPSSSPTPSYPSPPSSTPTPPSSATTPSSHSPPKSSTPSYPSPPQGSTTPSYPPPPSSATTPSYHSPPQGSPTTPSYPSPPSSATTPSYHHSPPPTTPSYPSPPKGSPTPSYPSPPSSSSTPSYHSPPHGAPTPSYPSPPKGSSSPTPVTHAPPPPTSADEPDLRHAPPPGSYGPTPSTPPSHGSPSPPSTGHPTPSPPTEHPGYVLPPHAPGTPSSSPSHPGTPSTTPGTPPSKHCSPPPQGGSPGTGTGGDHGHGHGGKLPFPPVYGVSYASPPPPGKPYY; encoded by the coding sequence ATGATCCCCCGCAGCGCGCCGGCGtgcgcggcgctgctgctgccgctgctgctcggGCTCCTGAGCCCGCACCCGGCGGCGTCGCAGCAGGAGGGCGACGTGCCCGAGTCCTACGCGGCCTCGTTCGCGTCGCgcttcgccgcgccgccgtcctggTCGTTCCCAAACCCGCGCCTCCGAGCGGCCTACGCCGCGCTCCAGGCGTGGAAGCGCACCGCCATCTTCTCCGACCCGACCAACTTCACCGCCAACTGGTCCGGCCCCAACGTCTGCGCCTACAACGGCGTCTTCTGCGCGcccctccccaccaccaccgccaccaccggctacagccacggccacggcggcgatggcggcggcgacctcgtcgTCGCGGGGATCGACCTCAACCACGCCGACATCGCGGGGTACCTGCCGGCGTCGCTGCCGCTCGGCGTCCCCGACCTCGCGCTCTTCCACATCAACTCCAACCGCTTCTGCGGCGTGGTGCCGGAGACcttccaccacctccgcctTCTCCACGAGCTCGACCTCAGCAACAACCGCTTCGTCGGCGGGTTCCCCGAGGTGGTGCTGTCGCTGCCGTCGCTCAGGTACCTCGACCTCAGGTTCAACGAGTTCGAGGGCTCCATCCCGCCGGCGCTCTTCGACCGCCCGTTCGACGCCATCTTCATCAACTCCAACCGCCTCCGCAACCCCATCCCGGCCAACCTCGGCAACTCGCCGGCCTCCGTCGTCGTGCTCGCGCACAACAGGCTTGGAGGGTGCATCCCGCCCAGCATCGGCAAGATGGCCGAGACGCTCAACGAGATAGTGCTCATCGCCGACGAGCTCACGGGGTGTGTCCCGCCGCAGGTCGGGCTGCTGAAGAGGGTCACCGTGTTCGACGTCAGCGACAACCACCTGCAGGGACAGCTCCCGGCCAGCATCGCCGGGATGGCCGCCGTCGAGGAGCTCGACGTCGCCAGGAACCGCTTCGAGGGCGCCGTGCCGGCCGGTGTCTGCGCCTTGGCGGGCCTCAAGAACTTCACCTACACCGACAACTTCATCACTTCGCGCCCGCCCTGCGCCAAGGCCACCGCCGACGGCGCGTGGAACTGCATCCCCGGCGCGCCAGCCCAGCGTCCGCCGTCGCagtgcgcggccgccgcggcgcaccCGTTCGACTGCAGCAAGGCGCAATGCCAGGCCCCGGCCTACACCCCGACgccgggtggtggcggcggcggcggcggcggtcatggCCGCGGTGGGCGCGGAAGCGGCAGGCAGCCGCCCACGCCAGTGGGATCTCCTCCGAGACGCGGCAGAGCTGGGAACCAGCCGCCATCGAGCTCTCCTACCCCATCCTACCCGTCGCCGCCTTCGAGCACTCCTACTCCGCCGTCGAGCGCCACCACTCCCTCGTCCCACTCGCCGCCGAAGAGCTCCACGCCGTCGTACCCCTCGCCGCCTCAGGGATCCACCACTCCCTCGTACCCTCCGCCGCCATCGAGCGCCACCACTCCTTCTTACCACTCGCCACCGCAGGGATCACCCACCACTCCGTCAtacccctcgccgccgtcgagcgccACCACCCCCTCCTACCACCACTCGCCACCACCCACCACGCCGTCCTACCCCTCACCACCCAAGGGCTCCCCCACGCCGTCGTACCCATCACCACCCTCAAGCTCCAGCACCCCATCCTACCACTCGCCGCCGCATGGCGCGCCGACCCCGTCCTACCCGTCGCCACCCAAGGGCTCTTCTTCCCCAACTCCAGTGACccacgcgccgcccccgccgaccTCCGCGGACGAGCCGGACTTGCgtcacgcgccgccgccgggctcgtACGGCCCCACCCCCTCGACGCCACCGTCCCACGGCTCGCCGTCTCCTCCCTCGACAGGCCACCCCACGCCGTCGCCACCCACAGAGCACCCAGGCTACGTCctgccgccgcacgcgccggggaccccctcctcttccccgtcCCACCCCGGCACCCCGTCGACGACGCCAGGAACGCCGCCGTCGAAGcactgctcgccgccgccccaggGCGGGAGccccggcaccggcaccggcggtgaccacgggcacgggcacggcgggAAGCTGCCGTTCCCGCCGGTCTACGGCGTGTCCtacgcgtcgccgccgcctcctgggaAGCCGTACTACTAG